The sequence TGACGAGCACACGCTGGCGCGTGAGCTGGTCGTAGGTGCGCGGTGCACGCACGCGCGTATCGTTCGCGAAATGACTGTGGAACAGCGCGATGTTCGCGGCTTCCTGCCGGAAATCCATCTCCTCGCGCACGCGCACGCTGAACTCGCGGAACACATTGGTGAGCGCACGGACGTGATGATTCGGGAAGAGCACGTTCAGGAGGAAGAGCACGCGGAAGGAGATGTCGAGGTCGAGCGCGACGAGCTGTTCCACGTCCGGCCGCAGCACCTTCACCGCGACCCGCTCGCCGTTGAGCATCGCCGTGTGCACCTGCCCCAGCGAGGCGGCGGCGAGCGGCTCACGCTCGAAGCTGTCGAACACGTCGTCGACGGGCTGGCCGAGCTCCGAGGTGAGCACCGTCTCGACGCGCTCGAACGGATCCGGCGGCACCCGGTCCTGCAGTGTGCCGATCGCGGACAGGTACGGCTCGGGCAGGATGTCGGCGCGGGCGGCAAGGACCTGCGCGAGCTTGATGAAGGTGGGTCCCAGCGCGGCGATGGTGCCGGTCAGGCGCGCGGCCCGTCGCTCGTGCTGCTCGTCGCGGCGACGCGCGGGACTGCCGAACAGGACAAAGCGGCGGCGATCACGAAGAAAGGCGATGACGAACGGCGTCAGTCTGCTGATGATCTGCCATCCGCGCCGCCACCGGTTCATGATACGGTCGGGTCGCTGACCGGCGAGTGAGCTGATCCGGCCGGATAGGCGGCAGGTGCACGCCCCGGCCGTGCAGCGGCCACCGGCATACCCTCGGGCGTTGCTGCGCCGGCGGACAGGATGAAAGTAAAGGCCTGGTCGATGGTCATGTCGAGCGTAATGGTCTTCGAACGCGACACGACCGTCAGGAACCCCGTCGTAGGATTGGGCGTCGTCGGGATGAACACGCTG comes from Longimicrobiales bacterium and encodes:
- a CDS encoding AarF/UbiB family protein, coding for MNRWRRGWQIISRLTPFVIAFLRDRRRFVLFGSPARRRDEQHERRAARLTGTIAALGPTFIKLAQVLAARADILPEPYLSAIGTLQDRVPPDPFERVETVLTSELGQPVDDVFDSFEREPLAAASLGQVHTAMLNGERVAVKVLRPDVEQLVALDLDISFRVLFLLNVLFPNHHVRALTNVFREFSVRVREEMDFRQEAANIALFHSHFANDTRVRAPRTYDQLTRQRVLV